A genomic window from Coriobacteriia bacterium includes:
- the whiA gene encoding DNA-binding protein WhiA: MSFTAEVKDELSRIEPKRQCCLKAELAALVRIEGTLHISGPNRHRLEVATETAPVARTVIKLLHGVYGLKTELTVRRSVLHKTNNYLITVPTQPKLTTALSELGILGESGFSVGIDPKLVKKDCCAIAYLRGAFLGGGFVADPHGDFHFELTAETEQLAEDLVSLMQRFEIPARVAKRRGTFAVYLKGAEPIVTFLALVGAHRALLRTEDVRIIKSMRNDVNRLVNAEIANQQKTAEAAIGQIEAINLLAAVRGLENLPPALGELAELRLANPEVSLRELGELADPPLTKSAVYHRVRRIEELATELLEHGDDSNGEQG; this comes from the coding sequence GTGTCGTTCACCGCGGAGGTGAAAGACGAGCTCTCGCGTATCGAGCCCAAGAGGCAGTGTTGCCTCAAGGCCGAGCTCGCTGCCCTCGTGCGCATCGAGGGGACACTTCACATCTCCGGGCCCAATCGACATCGGCTCGAAGTCGCGACCGAGACCGCCCCGGTTGCCCGCACCGTCATCAAGTTGCTCCACGGCGTCTACGGCCTTAAGACCGAGCTCACCGTACGGCGCAGCGTGCTGCACAAGACCAACAACTACCTCATCACCGTGCCCACGCAGCCCAAACTCACGACCGCCCTGTCCGAACTCGGGATTCTCGGCGAGTCGGGTTTCTCGGTAGGCATCGACCCCAAGCTCGTCAAGAAGGACTGCTGCGCGATCGCATACCTGCGCGGCGCCTTTCTCGGAGGCGGATTCGTCGCGGATCCGCATGGCGACTTCCACTTCGAACTGACCGCGGAGACCGAGCAGCTCGCCGAGGACCTCGTCTCGCTCATGCAGCGCTTCGAGATTCCCGCTCGTGTCGCGAAGCGTCGCGGTACCTTCGCCGTCTACCTCAAGGGCGCCGAGCCGATCGTCACGTTTCTCGCGCTCGTAGGTGCGCACCGCGCGCTCCTGCGTACGGAAGACGTGCGCATCATCAAGTCGATGCGCAACGACGTGAACCGGCTGGTCAACGCCGAGATCGCGAACCAGCAGAAGACTGCTGAGGCGGCTATCGGGCAGATCGAGGCGATCAACCTGCTTGCAGCGGTACGCGGGCTCGAGAATCTGCCGCCGGCACTCGGCGAGCTTGCCGAGCTGCGCCTCGCCAATCCTGAGGTGTCCCTGCGTGAACTGGGCGAACTTGCGGACCCGCCGCTCACCAAGTCGGCTGTGTATCATAGGGTGCGCCGTATCGAGGAACTGGCCACCGAACTCCTCGAGCATGGGGACGATTCGAACGGCGAACAGGGGTAG
- a CDS encoding YvcK family protein, protein MSVGTGRRAVAIGGGTGLPSVLGCLVDLGFETSAVVTMADDGGSSGKLRQQLGMLPPGDIRNCLVALSDEQEGLLGPLFQYRFPEGEGLAGHALGNLIIAALADITGSFPAAIEAAERYLNVRGHVYPSTLVDCELHGVDREGGHLSGQARLAVSANPLECVHLEPEWPEAYPPALEAISSADIIVLGPGSLYTSLIPNLLVAGVAEAICESSATRIYVCNVANMRGETGGLDAADHVMALAEHGLSGAIDLALVHEPCSGSRVVCDDDAGTEPVLVDEAILARIRAMGPDVIAENLADPQDPVRHSRSALCRTLEKVVV, encoded by the coding sequence ATGAGTGTCGGCACAGGTCGTCGTGCTGTCGCCATCGGCGGCGGTACCGGTCTCCCCTCGGTGTTGGGCTGCCTCGTCGACCTCGGCTTCGAGACGAGTGCCGTGGTCACGATGGCCGACGACGGTGGGTCGAGCGGCAAACTGCGTCAGCAGCTCGGGATGCTGCCTCCGGGAGACATACGCAACTGCCTCGTGGCGCTCTCTGACGAGCAGGAGGGGTTGCTCGGTCCGCTCTTCCAGTATCGATTCCCCGAAGGCGAGGGGCTGGCGGGTCACGCCCTCGGCAATCTCATCATTGCGGCGCTCGCCGACATCACCGGTTCGTTCCCGGCCGCGATCGAGGCCGCAGAGCGCTATCTGAACGTGCGCGGCCACGTCTACCCGTCAACGCTCGTCGACTGCGAGCTGCACGGCGTCGATCGCGAGGGCGGCCACCTCTCGGGGCAGGCCCGCCTTGCTGTGAGTGCGAATCCGCTCGAGTGCGTGCACCTCGAGCCCGAGTGGCCCGAGGCGTACCCGCCTGCGCTCGAGGCGATCTCCAGCGCCGACATCATCGTGCTCGGTCCCGGATCGCTGTACACCAGCTTGATCCCTAACCTGTTGGTCGCAGGGGTCGCCGAGGCAATCTGTGAATCGAGCGCCACTCGCATCTACGTCTGCAACGTTGCCAACATGCGCGGCGAGACGGGTGGCCTCGACGCCGCCGACCACGTCATGGCACTCGCAGAGCATGGCCTATCGGGGGCGATCGACCTCGCGCTCGTGCACGAGCCGTGCTCCGGCAGCCGGGTCGTGTGCGATGATGATGCGGGCACCGAGCCGGTGCTTGTTGATGAGGCGATTCTCGCGCGGATTCGAGCGATGGGGCCAGACGTCATCGCCGAGAACCTCGCGGATCCTCAAGACCCCGTCAGGCACTCCCGTTCGGCGCTGTGCCGGACTCTCGAGAAGGTGGTCGTCTAG